One window of the Pyrus communis chromosome 17, drPyrComm1.1, whole genome shotgun sequence genome contains the following:
- the LOC137722302 gene encoding cyclin-dependent kinase C-2-like codes for MAIAAPGQLNLNEVPSWGSRSVDCFEKLEQIGEGTYGQVYMAREIKTGEIVALKKIRMDNEREGFPITAIREIKILKKLHHDNVINLKEIVTSPGPEKDEQGRPDGNKYKGGIYMVFEYMDHDLTGLADRPGMRFSVAQIKCYMKQLLTGLHYCHVNQVLHRDIKGSNLLIDNEGNLKLADFGLARSFSNDHNANLTNRVITLWYRPPELLLGATKYGPAVDMWSVGCIFAELLHGKPIFPGKDEPEQLNKIFELCGAPDEVNWPGVSKIPWYNNFKPTRPLKKRLRDVFRHFDRHALELLEKMLTLDPSQRISAKDALDAEYFWTDPLPCDPKSLPKYESSHEFQTKKKRQQQRQHEENAKRQKLQHPQQHTRLPPIQQSGQAHSQMRPGPNQPIHGSQPPVATGPSHHYGKPRGPSGGPSRYPPGGNPGGGYNHPSRGAQGGGGGYSSGPYPQGRGAPYGSSGMPGAGPRGGGSGYGVGGPNYPQNGPYGGSAAGRGSNMMGGNRNQQYGWQQ; via the exons CCAAGTTTACATGGCTAGAGAAATAAAGACGGGAGAAATCGTCGCTTTGAAGAAAATTCGGATGGATAATGAGAGAGAGGGG TTCCCCATAACTGCCATACGGGAAATCAAGATTCTTAAGAAGCTTCACCATGATAATGTCATTAATTTGAAAGAGATTGTGACATCCCCAG GTCCAGAGAAGGACGAGCAAGGTAGACCAG ATGGTAATAAGTATAAAGGTGGCATCTATATGGTCTTTGAATACATGGACCATGATTTGACAGGCCTAGCTGATCGACCTGGGATGAGATTTTCAGTTGCGCAGATTAAG TGCTACATGAAACAACTTTTGACCGGGCTTCACTATTGTCATGTGAATCAAGTCCTTCACCGAGATATTAAAG GCTCTAATCTACTTATAGACAATGAAGGCAATCTGAAGCTTGCAGATTTTGGGCTTGCCCGTTCATTTTCAAATGATCACAATGCCAATCTTACAAATCGTGTTATTACTCTTTGGTACAG ACCTCCAGAGTTGCTTCTTGGAGCTACAAAGTATGGTCCAGCTGTAGATATGTGGTCCGTTGGGTGTATCTTTGCTGAGCTTCTACATGGCAAGCCAATTTTTCCCGGGAAAGATGAG CCAGAGcaattaaataagatttttgagcTATGTGGAGCTCCAGATGAGGTCAACTGGCCCGGAGTTTCAAAGATTCCATGGTATAACAACTTCAAGCCCACGAGGCCACTGAAGAAACGTCTCAGGGATGTTTTCAGACA TTTTGACCGTCATGCTTTGGAGTTGTTGGAGAAAATGCTGACACTTGATCCTTCTCAG AGAATATCAGCTAAGGATGCTCTTGATGCCGAGTATTTCTGGACTGATCCATTACCTTGTGATCCTAAGAG TCTACCAAAATATGAATCATCACACGAGTTCCAGACAAAGAAAAAGCGCCAGCAGCAACGACAACATGAAGAGAATGCAAAACGTCAGAAACTGCAGCACCCTCAGCAGCATACCCGCCTCCCACCGATTCAGCAATCTGGCCAAGCACATTCCCAAATGCGGCCTGGACCTAACCAGCCTATCCATGGTTCTCAGCCCCCAGTTGCTACAGGACCTAGCCACCATTATGGTAAGCCACGCGGGCCTTCTGGAGGGCCTAGCAGATACCCACCTGGTGGGAACCCTGGTGGTGGATACAACCATCCAAGTCGGGGTGCTCAAGGTGGCGGAGGTGGGTACAGCAGTGGCCCATATCCACAAGGGCGGGGAGCACCATATGGTTCTAGTGGCATGCCTGGTGCAGGTCCTCGGGGTGGAGGTAGTGGTTATGGAGTTGGTGGCCCAAACTATCCTCAGAATGGTCCCTATGGTGGCTCTGCAGCAGGTCGGGGCTCAAACATGATGGGTGGAAACCGCAATCAACAGTATGGTTGGCAGCAGTAA